GACGCCGATGCGCCCGAGGGGCTGGAGCACGGCCGTGGCGGAACCGCCGTGATCGGCAACGAATCCCTTGACGGACTCCACGAGGGCACCCGACATCTTCGCTGGGGCCGTGGCGGCTCGAGTACTCATGGCAACGGAGTTTACCGACCGGTAGAAAGCAGTCCAGCCGTTCGGGTGTACAACTAAAACTCATGCACGCCATTCAGGTTTCCGAACACGGTGGTCCCGAGGTCCTGAAGTACGTGGACGTCCCCGATCCACGCATCGCGCCGGACCAGCTGCTGGTCGACACGCAGGCGATCGGCGTCAATTTCATCGACACCTACCTCCGCACCGGACGCTACCCGCAGGACGTCCCGTACATCCCGGGCGCCGAGGGCACCGGCGTCGTCACCGGGATCGGCGCGAACGTGTCCGAGTTCGCGGTCGGCGACCGGGTCGCGTGGGCGGCCGCGCCGGGCAGCTACGCGCAGAAGGTGGCGGTGAACGCCGCCGTCGCCATCGCGGTGCCGGACGGAGTCGAGGCTCCGGTTGCCGCCTCGGCGCTGCTGCAGGGCATGACAGCGCACTACCTGCTCGAGTCGATCTACCAGCCGGAGCCAGGGGAAACCGTTCTGGTGCATGCCGGCGCGGGCGGTGTCGGGCTGATCCTGACCCAGCTGGCCACGGCACGCGGCATCCGGGTGATCACGACGGTGTCCTCCGACGACAAAGAGACCCTCTCCCGCACGGCGGGCGCCGCCGAGGTGCTGCGCTACGGCGACGATCTCGCCGACCAGGTACGCAAGCTCACCGACGGCGTCGGCGTGGCCGCGGTATACGACGGCGTCGGTGCGGCAACCTTCGAGTCGAGCCTGGCCTCGCTGCGCGTCCGCGGCACGCTCGCCCTGTTCGGCGCCGCGAGCGGCCCCGTGCCGCCATTCGACTTGCAACGACTCGGCCCGGCCGGTTCGCTGTTCGTCACTCGCCCGACCCTCGCGCACTACATCCGCGACCGCGCCGAATTGACCTGGCGCGCGGGCGATGTACTCGGCGCCATCGCCGACGGCTCGCTGAACATCCGAATCGGCGCCACCTACCCACTCGCCGACGCCGAGCGGGCCCATCGCGACCTGGAGGGCCGCAAGACCACGGGTTCCATCGTTCTGCTCCCTTGAGCCGCGGTCGGAAAGCATTGCGGCGGTGGGCAAGTCGCTGATTGCCCACCGCCGATCAGTAATCTCGCCCGGTGAGTCCGCGGTAGACGAAGCGAGTCAGGCCGTTCACCGCCTGTTCGTCGGTCAGGTCGACGGTGCCGTCCTCGACCGCGACCAGCAGGCTCTGGGTGAGCAGGAACATCATCGCCAGACTGGCGTCGGGCGTGCTCGGCAGCCGTAATCCTTCGGCAGCGAAGCCTGCCACGTGGTCGATGATGTCCGTGCGCTGCTGACTGCCGAACCGTGCGACCATGCGGGCGAAGTCGTCGTTGACCAAGGCCGCCTGATTCACCGCGCGCAGCACCGCCGCATGTTCCCGCGCGAAGCCCCAATACCCGGCGACGTGGTAGCGCACCGCCTCCGGGTCGCTGAAGTCCGGGTTGTGGTCGGGCTTCTCCGCGCGCTCGTCACCCACCGCGGCCAGGTCGCTCAGTAGCGCTTGAAGCAGTTCTTCCTTGCTGGCGAAGTGGTTGTAGAACGACCCCGCCGCCCGGCCCGCGGTCGTCGTGATGTCGGTGATCTTGGTGTTCAGATAGCCGCGCTCGGCGAACAGCCGCAGCGCGGCGGCCTTCAGCGCCTGCTCGGTCTCGGCCGACTTCTCCTTGCGGCTCAGGGACACCCGCACCACCTCCTTGACACGGAAACGTACCAACTCTCATACTGAAAACTCATTCACTGAATTTAATTTCACTGGGAGTATCCATGACTCGACTCGTCCTCGTCGCGGGCGCCGGCCCCACCGGCCTCACTCTCGCTCTCGACCTCGCTCGCCGGAACATCCCGGTCCGGATCATCGACAAGGCCGCGACGTTCTTCGCCGGTTCCCGCGGCGACGGCATCCAGCCGCGCACGCTGGAGGTGTTCGACGACCTGGGCGTGCTCGACGCGGTGCGCGCGGCCGGGATGCCGATACCCGCGATGCGCGTCCACCTCGACGGCGAGTTCGTCACCGAGCGCAGGATGTGGGAGCCGATCGAGCCGACGCCCACCGCCCCCTACCCGAATCCGTGGGTGCTCGGCCAGTCCGGGACCGAGGGCATCCTGCGCGATCGGCTCGCCGAATTCGGCGTGCACGTCGAACTCGGCACCACGCTGGTCGCCTTCGACCAGGACGCGTGCGCCGTCACGGCGACGCTGGAGCGCGACGGCGCACGCGAGACCGTGCGCGCCGCCTACCTGGTCGGTGCCGACGGCGGTAGGAGCACTGTGCGCAAGACGTTGGGCATTCCGTTCGAAGGCAATACCGACGAGTCGATCCAGATGCTGCTCGGCGACGTGCGGGCCGACGCACTCGACCACGAGTTCGGTTACTGGTTCGCCACCGCCGACCGGCCGATGGAGGGCATCGCCCTGTCGCCGGTGCCCGGTGGGCGCCAGTTCCAGTTCGCCGCCCCCTCGACCGGCGACGCGCAGGCGAGCCTCGCACTGCTTCAGAAGTACATGGACCGCTACTACGGACGCGACGACATCACCCTCACCGAGCTCAGCTGGGTTACGGTGTGGCGGCCGAATGTCCGACTGGCCAAGCGGTTCCGCGACGGCCGCGTCTTTCTGGCAGGTGACGCCGCGCACGCGCACCCGCCCACCGGAGGACAGGGGATGAACACCGGCATCCAGGACGCCTACAACCTCGGCTGGAAGCTGGCCGCCGCCCTCGCAGGTGACGACGCACCGTTGGACAGCTATGAATCCGAGCGAAGGACGGTGGCCGCCCGGGTACTCGGTCTGAGCTCGGAACTGTTGGACAAGCTGGTCGACGGCGACGAGGACGCGATGCGGCGCGGACCGGAGACCCAGCAGCTGGATATCAGCTACCGCGATCGGGCCGCGCGCGAGCCGCTGGCGGCAGGCGATCGCGCACCGGACGCGCCGCTGAAAGACGAAGCGGGACGACCGGTCCGGCTGTTCGACCTGTTCCGCGGACCGCACGCGACGCTGCTGTCGTTCGGCAGCACCGCCCCGGCCGGGCCGGACGCGTACGCGGTGGTTCGCCCTGGGATGCCGGTGGCGGGACCGCACGTGGTGGATGTCGAGGGGCACGCGCACACGGCCTACGCCGCGTCCGAAGGCACCCGTGTCCTCATCCGGCCGGACGGCTACGTGGGCGCGATCAGCTGAAGAAGCTGCCGATGGTGTCCCAGCCGAGCACCGAGTCCACCGCGAGGCCGCAGAACACCACGGCCAAGTAGTTGTTCGACTGCAGGAACAGCCGCAGCGGCTTCACCGATTCGCCGCGCCGTACGCCCGCGTACAACTGGTGGGCCATGAGCAGGAACCACGCTCCGGCCATCAGGGCCACGGCTGCGTACACCACACCGGTCGCCGACACTAGGGCCAGGGTGGTGAGCACGGTCAGCCAGGTGTAGATGACGATCTGCTTGGTGACGGTCCGTTCGGTGGCCACCACCGGCAGCATCGGCACGCCTGCCGCGCGGTAGTCCTCTTTGTAGCGCATGGCCAGCGCCCAGGTGTGCGGCGGTGTCCAGAAGAAGATGACACCGAACAGCGCGAGGGCCGGCCAGCCGATGCCGCCGGTGACTGCCGACCAGCCGACCAGCGCGGGCATGCAGCCCGCCGCGCCGCCCCAGACCACGTTCTGCGCGGTGCGGCGCTTGAGGCCGAGCGTGTACACGAAGACATAGAAGAGGATCGTCGCGACCACGAGCAAGCCGCTGAGCAGGTTGGCCTGCCACCACAGCCAGGCGAACGAACCGACGCCGAGCAGCACACCGAACACGAAGGCGTTCCTGGTCGGCACCGCGTCCCTGGCCAGCGGACGTTTGGCGGTCCGCTTCATCACCTTGTCGATGTCGGCGTCGGCGACACAGTTCAGCGTGTTCGCGCTCGCGGCGCCCATCCATCCGCCGAACAGCGTGACCACGATCAACCGGAGGTCGACCGTGCCACGATCGGCGAGCAGCATGGTGGGAATCGTTGCGACCAGCAGCAGTTCGATGACGCGCGGCTTCGTCAGCGCGATGTACGCCAACACCCGCCGCACGAGTCGAGACGGTAGACCGGGACCCGTGAACCGATCGGCCAGCGCCGTCGCGGACGAGCCGTGTGCGCCATCGCCACCCGGCTGTTGCCCAATCCGCACTGTCTCTCCTCGCACGCTGTGCATCGCCTCCGGCCTGGACCAGCAGCACGTCCATCCCGGCGGTACGGATGCGCCGGTGCCGGACTTCCGTCCGCCCCGGCGCCCCCTCCGACCCGGTGCGGCGCGACTACTACTACAAAGGATGGTAGACCCCCGCCGCCCCCTTCTCTCCCCGCGCCCCCGCGCACCCTTGCCGAAACGTGACCGATCAGACCGGTCCTCGCACGCGGTCCCGACCGCTCCCATTCGAGGCCACTCTGCACCACGAGTCCGATGAGTGCCATTCGCGGCCCGGCCCGCCGTCGCGGCCCTCGGACACAGCCGCCGTTAAACACGGGTTACCGCTGTGCCGGTCAAGCAGCACATCTAGGGTAGTTGGGTAAACCGGTATGCACGCCATCGCTGCCGTGCGTTCATCGCCGTCAGAAACCCACCGCCGTCGACGAAACCAATGTCAGGAGAACCTCGGTCGTGTCAGTCACAGACGACATCCGCGCCCTCACTCAGCCGAACCACCCGGACGACTGGACGGATCTGGACACCAAGGCCGTCGACACCATCCGGGTCCTGGCCGCCGACGCGGTGCAGAACACCGGGAACGGTCATCCCGGCACGGCGATGAGCCTGGCGCCGCTGGCATACACGCTCTACCAGCGCGTCATGCGTCAAGACCCCAGCGATCCCAGCTGGGTGGGCCGGGACCGGTTCGTGCTCTCCTGCGGCCACTCCAGCCTGACTCAGTACATCCAGCTCTACCTGGCCGGTTTCGGTCTGGAACTGGACGACCTGGAGAACCTTCGCAAGTGGGGCTCGCTCACCCCCGGTCACCCGGAGTTCCGCCACACCGACGGCGTCGAGATCACTACCGGCCCACTCGGCCAAGGCCTGGCCTCGGCAGTCGGCATGGCGATGGCGGCGCGGCGCGAGCGCGGCCTGTTCGACCCGGACGCCGCGCCCGGCACCAGCCCGTTCGACCACTTCATCTACGTGGTCGCCTCGGACGGTGACCTCGAGGAAGGCGTCACCTCGGAGGCGTCGTCGCTCGCGGGCACCCAGCAGCTCGGCAATCTCGTCGTGGTCTACGACGACAACCGGATCTCCATCGAGGACGACACCACCATCGCCTTCACCGAGGACGTCGCGAAGCGCTACGAGGCCTACGGCTGGCACGTGCAGGTGGTCGAGGGCGGCGAGGACGTCGTCGCGATCGAGGCCGCACTGGCCGCCGCCAAGGCCGAGACCGGCAAACCCTCGATCATCGTGTTGCGTACCATCATCGGCTACCCGGCGCCGGGGAAGATGAACACCGGGGCAGCACACGGCGCCGCCCTGGGCGCCGACGAGGTGGCCGCTACCAAGAAGATCCTCGGCTTCGACCCGGAGCAGAGCTTCCAGGTGGACGATGCGGTCATCGCGCACACCCGCAAGGCTGTCGAGCGCGGTCAGGAGGCCCACCAGGAATGGCAGCGGTCGTTCGACGCGTGGGCTGCGGCGCATCCGGAGAACAAAGCGCTGTTCGATCGCCTCGCCGAGCGGCGCCTGCCCGAGGGCTGGGCCGCGAATCTGCCGACCTACGAAGCGGATCCGAAGGGCATGGCCACCCGCAAGGCCTCCGGCAAGGTCCTCGCCGCGCTCGCGTCGGTGCTGCCTGAGCTGTGGGGCGGTTCGGCCGACCTCGCCGAGTCCAACAACACCACCATGCCCGACCAGCCCAGCTTCGGACCGGAGTCGATCTCGACCGGCATGTGGAAGGCCGACCCGTACGGCCGCACCCTGCACTTCGGTGTCCGCGAGCACGCGATGGGCTCGATCCTCAACGGCATCGCCCTGCACGGCCCGACCCGCCCCTACGGCGGCACTTTCCTGGTGTTCAGCGACTACATGCGTCCTGCGGTGCGCCTGGCCGCGCTGATGCGGGTGCCCGCGATCTACGTGTGGACCCATGACTCCATCGGCCTCGGCGAGGACGGCCCGACGCACCAGCCGATCGAGCATCTGGCCGCGCTGCGCGCCATCCCCGGCCTGAACGTGGTCCGCCCCGGTGACGCCAACGAGACCACATACGCCTGGCGCACCATCCTCGAGCGCGACAGCAGCGAGCACGCCTCGCACTTCTCGGTCTCCGAGCCGCCGCATCAGGACGGCCCGTCGGGGCTGGCGCTGACCCGCCAGGATCTGCCGATCCAGGAGGGCACCAGCTACGAGGGCGTATCGAAGGGCGGCTACATCCTGGCCGAGGCGTCCACCGGCACGCCCCGGGTGATCCTGATCGCTACCGGTTCGGAGCTCCAACTCGCCGTCGCCGCCCGCACTACGCTGGAGGAGCAGGGCATCGCAACCCGCGTTGTGTCGATGCCGTGTGTGGAGTGGTTCGACGCACAGGACAAGGCTTACCGGGACGAGGTGCTCCCGCCCGCGGTCGCCGCTCGTGTCGTCGTCGAGGCCGGTATCGCGATGCCGTGGTACCGGTTCGCCGGTGACGCGGGCGAGATCGTATCGATCGAGCACTTCGGCGCTTCCGCCGACTACAAGACCCTGTTCCGCGAATTCGGTTTCACTCCGCAAGCCGTCGTTGCCGCAGCGCAGCGCACGCTCGAGAACGTGAAGGGATAAGCGCTCATGGCACAGAATGACAATCTCGCCGCCCTCTCCGCGGCAGGCGTCTCCGTGTGGCTCGACGATCTGTCCAGGGACCGGATCCAGTCCGGCAATCTGGCGGAACTGATCGCCACCCGCGGCGTCGTCGGGGTCACCACCAACCCGACGATTTTTCAGGGTGCGCTGAGCCAGGGGCACTCCTACGACGGCCAGGTGAAAGAGCTCGCCGCCCAAGGCGCGGACGCCGACGCCGCGGTCCGGACCATCACCACCGACGATGTGCGCGCCGCCTGCGATGTCTTCGCCCCGGTGTACGAGGCGACCGGCGGCGTCGACGGCCGGGTCTCCATCGAGGTCGATCCCCGGCTGGCGTTCGACGCGGAGAAGACCACCGCCCAGGCCGTCGAGCTGTGGAAGATCGTCGACCGGCCCAACCTGTTCATCAAGATCCCGGCCACCGAGGCGGGCCTGCCCGCGATTACGGCCGTGATCGCGGAGGGAATCAGCGTGAACGTCACGCTGATCTTCTCGGTCCAGCGCTACCGCTCCGTGATGGGCGCGTACCTGGACGGCGTGCGGAAGGCCAAGATCGCCGGGCACGATCCGGCGAAGATCCATTCGGTCGCCTCGTTCTTCGTGTCCCGGGTGGACACCGAGATCGACAAGCGGCTGGAGGTGATCGGCGCCGACGAGGCGCTCGCGCTGCGCGGCAAGGCCGGCATCGCCAACGCGCGTCTGGCCTACTCCGAGTACCAGAACGTATTCGACGGCGGCAAGCGCACCTCCACCTACACGGACCTGGCCGCGTCCGGCGCGAATCGCCAGCGGCCGCTGTGGGCTTCGACCGGCGTGAAGAACCCGGACTACTCCGACACCATGTACGTCACCGAACTGGTGGCGCCGAACACGGTGAACACCCTGCCGGAGAAGACCATGGAGGCTGTCGCCGACCACGGCGAGATCCGCGGCGACACCGTCAGCGGCACCGCCGCGGAGGCCGAGGAGGTCTTCGACAAGCTGGTCGCGATCGGCATCGACCTGGCCGACGTGTTCG
The DNA window shown above is from Nocardia sp. NBC_01730 and carries:
- a CDS encoding FAD-dependent monooxygenase, producing MTRLVLVAGAGPTGLTLALDLARRNIPVRIIDKAATFFAGSRGDGIQPRTLEVFDDLGVLDAVRAAGMPIPAMRVHLDGEFVTERRMWEPIEPTPTAPYPNPWVLGQSGTEGILRDRLAEFGVHVELGTTLVAFDQDACAVTATLERDGARETVRAAYLVGADGGRSTVRKTLGIPFEGNTDESIQMLLGDVRADALDHEFGYWFATADRPMEGIALSPVPGGRQFQFAAPSTGDAQASLALLQKYMDRYYGRDDITLTELSWVTVWRPNVRLAKRFRDGRVFLAGDAAHAHPPTGGQGMNTGIQDAYNLGWKLAAALAGDDAPLDSYESERRTVAARVLGLSSELLDKLVDGDEDAMRRGPETQQLDISYRDRAAREPLAAGDRAPDAPLKDEAGRPVRLFDLFRGPHATLLSFGSTAPAGPDAYAVVRPGMPVAGPHVVDVEGHAHTAYAASEGTRVLIRPDGYVGAIS
- a CDS encoding TetR/AcrR family transcriptional regulator, whose translation is MVRFRVKEVVRVSLSRKEKSAETEQALKAAALRLFAERGYLNTKITDITTTAGRAAGSFYNHFASKEELLQALLSDLAAVGDERAEKPDHNPDFSDPEAVRYHVAGYWGFAREHAAVLRAVNQAALVNDDFARMVARFGSQQRTDIIDHVAGFAAEGLRLPSTPDASLAMMFLLTQSLLVAVEDGTVDLTDEQAVNGLTRFVYRGLTGRDY
- a CDS encoding quinone oxidoreductase family protein is translated as MHAIQVSEHGGPEVLKYVDVPDPRIAPDQLLVDTQAIGVNFIDTYLRTGRYPQDVPYIPGAEGTGVVTGIGANVSEFAVGDRVAWAAAPGSYAQKVAVNAAVAIAVPDGVEAPVAASALLQGMTAHYLLESIYQPEPGETVLVHAGAGGVGLILTQLATARGIRVITTVSSDDKETLSRTAGAAEVLRYGDDLADQVRKLTDGVGVAAVYDGVGAATFESSLASLRVRGTLALFGAASGPVPPFDLQRLGPAGSLFVTRPTLAHYIRDRAELTWRAGDVLGAIADGSLNIRIGATYPLADAERAHRDLEGRKTTGSIVLLP
- the tkt gene encoding transketolase gives rise to the protein MSVTDDIRALTQPNHPDDWTDLDTKAVDTIRVLAADAVQNTGNGHPGTAMSLAPLAYTLYQRVMRQDPSDPSWVGRDRFVLSCGHSSLTQYIQLYLAGFGLELDDLENLRKWGSLTPGHPEFRHTDGVEITTGPLGQGLASAVGMAMAARRERGLFDPDAAPGTSPFDHFIYVVASDGDLEEGVTSEASSLAGTQQLGNLVVVYDDNRISIEDDTTIAFTEDVAKRYEAYGWHVQVVEGGEDVVAIEAALAAAKAETGKPSIIVLRTIIGYPAPGKMNTGAAHGAALGADEVAATKKILGFDPEQSFQVDDAVIAHTRKAVERGQEAHQEWQRSFDAWAAAHPENKALFDRLAERRLPEGWAANLPTYEADPKGMATRKASGKVLAALASVLPELWGGSADLAESNNTTMPDQPSFGPESISTGMWKADPYGRTLHFGVREHAMGSILNGIALHGPTRPYGGTFLVFSDYMRPAVRLAALMRVPAIYVWTHDSIGLGEDGPTHQPIEHLAALRAIPGLNVVRPGDANETTYAWRTILERDSSEHASHFSVSEPPHQDGPSGLALTRQDLPIQEGTSYEGVSKGGYILAEASTGTPRVILIATGSELQLAVAARTTLEEQGIATRVVSMPCVEWFDAQDKAYRDEVLPPAVAARVVVEAGIAMPWYRFAGDAGEIVSIEHFGASADYKTLFREFGFTPQAVVAAAQRTLENVKG
- a CDS encoding heme o synthase produces the protein MRIGQQPGGDGAHGSSATALADRFTGPGLPSRLVRRVLAYIALTKPRVIELLLVATIPTMLLADRGTVDLRLIVVTLFGGWMGAASANTLNCVADADIDKVMKRTAKRPLARDAVPTRNAFVFGVLLGVGSFAWLWWQANLLSGLLVVATILFYVFVYTLGLKRRTAQNVVWGGAAGCMPALVGWSAVTGGIGWPALALFGVIFFWTPPHTWALAMRYKEDYRAAGVPMLPVVATERTVTKQIVIYTWLTVLTTLALVSATGVVYAAVALMAGAWFLLMAHQLYAGVRRGESVKPLRLFLQSNNYLAVVFCGLAVDSVLGWDTIGSFFS
- the tal gene encoding transaldolase, which codes for MAQNDNLAALSAAGVSVWLDDLSRDRIQSGNLAELIATRGVVGVTTNPTIFQGALSQGHSYDGQVKELAAQGADADAAVRTITTDDVRAACDVFAPVYEATGGVDGRVSIEVDPRLAFDAEKTTAQAVELWKIVDRPNLFIKIPATEAGLPAITAVIAEGISVNVTLIFSVQRYRSVMGAYLDGVRKAKIAGHDPAKIHSVASFFVSRVDTEIDKRLEVIGADEALALRGKAGIANARLAYSEYQNVFDGGKRTSTYTDLAASGANRQRPLWASTGVKNPDYSDTMYVTELVAPNTVNTLPEKTMEAVADHGEIRGDTVSGTAAEAEEVFDKLVAIGIDLADVFAVLEREGVDKFEKSWQELLSATAEELNSATASGTDVSGNS